One Thermomonas paludicola genomic window, ATGCGCTGAAACCGATGAACTGCCCCGGCCACGTGCAGGTGTTCAACCAGGGCCTGCACAGCTACCGTGACCTGCCGATCCGCTACGGCGAGTTCGGCGCCTGCCACCGCAACGAACCGTCCGGCGCGCTGCACGGCATCCTGCGCGTGCGCGGCTTCACCCAGGACGACGGCCACGTGTTCTGCACCGAGGGCCAGATCGAATCCGAGGTGCGTGCGTTCCACGCGCAGGCGCTGAAGGTGTACTCGGACTTCGGCTTCAGCGACATCCAGATCAAGATCGCGCTGCGTCCGGACTCGCGGTTGGGCGACGACGCCACCTGGGACAAGGCCGAGGACGCCCTGCGCGCCGCGCTGCGCGCATCCGGGGTGGAATGGGAGGAATTGCCTGGCGAAGGCGCCTTCTACGGCCCGAAGATCGAGTACCACCTGAAGGACGCCATCGGTCGCACCTGGCAGCTGGGCACCATGCAGGTGGACTTCATGATGCCGGGTCGGCTGGGCGCCGAATACGTGGATGAGCACAGCCAGCGCAAGCATCCGGTGATGCTGCATCGCGCCATCGTGGGCTCGATGGAGCGCTTCATCGGCATCCTGATCGAGCACCATGCCGGCCAGTTCCCGGCGTGGCTGGCGCCGGTACAGGCGGTGGTGATGAACATCACCGACGCCCAGGCCGATGCCGTCGATGCGGCGCGACAAACCCTTGCCAATCAAGGATTCAGGGTGGTTTCCGATTTGCGGAACGAAAAAATCGGCTATAAAATCCGCGAGCACACCCTGCAGCGTGTGCCTTACCTGCTGGTGGTCGGGGATCGCGAGAAGGAAAACGGCATGCTGTCCGTGCGCACACGGGGTGGGGAAGACCTCGGTAGTATGTCCGTTGCCGACTTCGCCGCGCGTTTGCGTCAGGAACAGGCCCACTAAGCCTGTTCTAGCTGGCCGCCGATTCCCGGATCGGCGGTCATCCGGCTTCCTCGTGAAGCCAACCCTTGGAGATAGCCACAATCAGTACCACCGATACGAAGCAGAACCGCAGGAACCAGGAAATCCGCGTCCCGCGCGTCCGCGTCATCGGCAGTGACGGCGAGATGATCGGCGTGCTGTCGCGCGACGAAGCGCTGCGCATGGCCGAAGAGGAAGCGCTCGATCTCGTCGAGATCCAGCCCAACGCGGATCCGCCGGTCTGCAAGATCATGGACTTCGGCAAGTTCAAGTTCGAACTGCAGAAGAAGGCCAACGAGGCCAAGAAGAAGACCCGCCAGGTCGAGATCAAGGAAGTGAAGTTCCGTCCGGTCACGGACGAGGGCGACTACCAGATCAAGCTGCGCAAGATGCGCGAATTCCTGGCCGAGGGCGACAAGATCAAGGTCAACATCCGCTTCCGTGGCCGCGAGATGAGCCACCAGGAGCTGGGGCGCGAAATGGCGGCCCGGGTCGAGGCGGATCTGGGCGAGGACATCGTCATCGAGTCGCGCCCGCGCCTGGAAGGCCGGCAGATGGTGATGATGATCGCGCCGAAAAAGAAGTAGGGCGCTGCCGCTCTCGATGGAGCGGCACCCGACGCCCTGATTTCCCGGGGCAGGCGATTGCAAACCCGGCGGGCGGCAGCCATAATGGCTGGCCCGGTTCGCCGGGTTTGTCGTACTGCAGTAAACACAGGACCCGCCGTGGTTCGGCATTTTGCCGGATCAAAGGCTTATCACCGGTACGGGCAGGATGGAAAGCGTGGTTGCGCCGCAAGGCAAGACCGCCGCCCAGGCCAGTTAGTCGATTTCGCAAGGACACCCACCAATGCCCAAGATCAAGACCAATCGGGCGGCGGCCAAGCGCTTCCGGAAGACCGCTTCCGGCAAGTACAAGTGCGGCCACGCCAACAAGAGCCACATCCTCACCAAGAAAGCGACCAAGCGGAAGCGCAACCTGCGGCAGACGAACCATGTCCGTGCCGAGGATGCAGGCCGTCTGGATCGCATGCTTCCGTATTTGTGAGGAGATAAGAAATGGCACGAGTCAAACGTGGTGTCACGGCACGCCGTCGGCACAAGAAAATCCTGAAGCAGGCCAAGGGCTACTACAACGCACGCCGCAAGGTCTTCCGCGTTGCCAAGCAGGCCGTTACCAAGGCTCTGCAGTATGCCTACATCGGCCGCAAGCAGAAGAAGCGTCATTTCCGCACCCTGTGGATCGCGCGTATCAATGCTGCTTCGCGCGCCAATGGCCTGAGCTACAGCCGCTTCATGAACGGCCTGCTGAAGGCCGGCATCACCCTGGACCGCAAGGTGCTGGCGGACATCGCCGTGCACGACGCGGCGGGTTTTGCGGCCCTGACCGAAAAGGCCAAGGGCGCTTTGGCGGCGTAAGCCGTCACTCCACAGCAGTTGTAGCGGCGGCCTCGGCCGCCATCACGTGGGGAAGGGCGCAAGTCCTTCCCCATTTGTGTTTTGGGCTCCCTGCTGTCGTGTGCAGGAAAGGGGCCGGATGTGAATGAGTGCGGATGCGTGTTGACAAGGGTGGATCAGCCATGAGCGACATCGAATTGTTGTCCAGGCAAGCGCTGGCGGATATCGCCGCGAGCGAATCGCCGGACGCGCTGGAAGGATTGCGCGTTGCGCTGCTCGGCAAAGCCGGCAGCATTACCGTTCAGCTGAAAGCACTGGGCGCGCTGCCCGGCGACCAGCGCAAAGCCGCGGGCGAGGCAATCAATCGCGCGCGCGATGCCATTGGTGAAGCACTTGCTGCGCGCAAGGTCGCGCTGGACAGCGCCGCGCTAGCTGCGCGGCTGGCCTGCGAAACCGTGGACGTCACCCTGCCGGGGCGCGCCGCCGCGCGCGGTGGCATGCATCCGGTCAGCCGCACGCTGGAGCGGATCACCGATATTTTCGGGCGACTGGGTTACGAACTGGCCGACGGTCCCGAAATCGAGGACGACTGGCACAACTTCGAGGCGTTGAACTTCCCGCCGCACCATCCGGCGCGCGCCATGCACGACACCTTCTATTTCCCGGATGGCCGGCTGTTGCGCACCCACACCTCCGGCGTGCAGATCCGCTACATGCAGGACCTGCTGGCGCGTGGCGGGCAGCCGCCGCTGCGGATGATCGCGGCCGGCAAGGTCTATCGCAGCGACTCCGACCAGACCCACACGCCCATGTTCCACCAGGTGGAAGGCCTGCTGGTGGACGAACGCGCCAGCTTCGCCGACCTCAAGGGCACGCTGGTGGAATTCGTGCGCGCGTTCTTCGAGCGCGACTTCGAGATGCGCTTCCGCCCGAGCTATTTCCCGTTCACGGAGCCATCGGCGGAAGTCGATATCGCCTGGCAGCAGGCCGACGGCAGC contains:
- the rpmI gene encoding 50S ribosomal protein L35, whose product is MPKIKTNRAAAKRFRKTASGKYKCGHANKSHILTKKATKRKRNLRQTNHVRAEDAGRLDRMLPYL
- the pheS gene encoding phenylalanine--tRNA ligase subunit alpha — encoded protein: MSDIELLSRQALADIAASESPDALEGLRVALLGKAGSITVQLKALGALPGDQRKAAGEAINRARDAIGEALAARKVALDSAALAARLACETVDVTLPGRAAARGGMHPVSRTLERITDIFGRLGYELADGPEIEDDWHNFEALNFPPHHPARAMHDTFYFPDGRLLRTHTSGVQIRYMQDLLARGGQPPLRMIAAGKVYRSDSDQTHTPMFHQVEGLLVDERASFADLKGTLVEFVRAFFERDFEMRFRPSYFPFTEPSAEVDIAWQQADGSSRWLEVLGCGMVHPNVLKSVGIDPEKYTGFAFGLGVERFAMLRYGVDDLRSFFDNDVRFLRQFA
- the infC gene encoding translation initiation factor IF-3; translated protein: MSTTDTKQNRRNQEIRVPRVRVIGSDGEMIGVLSRDEALRMAEEEALDLVEIQPNADPPVCKIMDFGKFKFELQKKANEAKKKTRQVEIKEVKFRPVTDEGDYQIKLRKMREFLAEGDKIKVNIRFRGREMSHQELGREMAARVEADLGEDIVIESRPRLEGRQMVMMIAPKKK
- the rplT gene encoding 50S ribosomal protein L20; translation: MARVKRGVTARRRHKKILKQAKGYYNARRKVFRVAKQAVTKALQYAYIGRKQKKRHFRTLWIARINAASRANGLSYSRFMNGLLKAGITLDRKVLADIAVHDAAGFAALTEKAKGALAA